In Misgurnus anguillicaudatus chromosome 5, ASM2758022v2, whole genome shotgun sequence, a genomic segment contains:
- the LOC129414148 gene encoding uncharacterized protein isoform X2: MGAPLVLWIVGFFGLSVVCAVSSDRSLEDKGRVELLRARDLAAQPRYGACWTRALEKIESNCKEFSDDMQSKIALSFTHCHLQRSGRVFPDCPEDSDVKTCTQDMDPVAFNTYTEFFTHAHSICHYLQSERWQQRAENTIHRLTESSAGVAEQLTSTQRMAEDLVLAQSAALKSQETILRNGEELKSTLQDSTQGLRDVFAEMRHSAQEQQVAFAEIFNRVAFLQSFIMSETHTFSSLFYNALGIVASFFLTSMQRTAGARFFLFGLVALNVYLERMICRMILDNEEEGYQQMERITFLVSILRRTMVLTGCLILLYFALRYRNLTRESLEILQELKETRSDLQQALLKAECLSASVDDWKRSRRKQWESKSEDKDGSLVILHPSSVVNSALSTFSGHHDTQHCESFAPSLGTKRTPEIQKRRRRTSGSRVRPSAAVVYSVLVDDDQPRYSLRSRRSLCGPESTASCVICVPV; the protein is encoded by the exons ATGGGCGCTCCTCTTGTGTTGTGGATAGTTGGATTTTTTGGCCTCAGTGTTGTCTGTGCAGTGAGCAGCGACCGAAGTTTAGAGGACAAGGGCCGCGTGGAGTTACTCAGAGCGCGTGACCTGGCGGCGCAGCCCCGCTATGGAGCGTGTTGGACTCGCGCACTGGAGAAGATAGAGTCAAACTGCAAAGAGTTCAGTGATGATATGCAGAGCAAAATTGCGCTGTCATTCACGCACTGCCACCTGCAAAG GTCAGGTCGGGTTTTTCCAGATTGTCCTGAAGACAGTGATGTCAAAACTTGCACGCAAGACATGGACCCTGTGGCTTTTAACACCTACACCGAGTTTTTCACTCATGCACACAGTATATGTCACTATCTGCAGAGTGAACGCTGGCAACAAAGAGCGGAAAATACCATTCACAG GCTGACTGAGAGTTCGGCTGGTGTGGCAGAGCAGTTGACATCCACTCAGCGGATGGCAGAAGATCTGGTTTTAGCCCAAAGCGCTGCCCTCAAGTCCCAAGAGACCATCCTACGCAATGGAGAAGAACTGAAAAGCACGCTGCAAGACTCAACTCAAG GCCTGAGAGATGTTTTTGCTGAGATGAGGCATTCTGCACAGGAGCAGCAGGTGGCGTTTGCTGAGATCTTTAACCGTGTAGCTTTTCTCCAGAGCTTCATCATGTCCGAGACACACACATTCAGTTCCCTTTTCTACAACGCTCTGGGCATCGTCGCGTCTTTTTTTCTGACCTCTATGCAGCGTACGGCTGGTGCCAG ATTTTTTCTGTTTGGACTCGTGGCTTTGAATGTATATCTAGAAAGGATGATCTGTAGGATGATTTTGGACAATGAGGAGGAAGGTTATCAACAGATG GAGAGAATTACCTTTTTAGTCTCTATTTTAAGAAGAACCATGGTTTTAACCGGTTGTCTCATCCTGTTGTATTTTGCTCTGCGTTATCGAAACCTCACCAGGGAAAGTCTTGAGATTCTGCAAGAGCTTAAAGAGACGCGCTCAGACCTTCAGCAGGCTCTCCTGAAAGCAG AATGTCTCTCGGCATCTGTGGATGATTGGAAGCGTTCCAGACGAAAACAGTGGGAAAGCAAGAGCGAAGATAAAGATGGCAGTTTAGTTATTTTACATCCCTCTAGCGTTGTGAATTCTGCCCTGTCGACATTCTCTGGCCATCATGACA CCCAGCATTGTGAGAGCTTTGCTCCATCACTGGGGACAAAGAGGACTCCAGAGATTCAGAAACGCAGACGACGCACCTCAGGCTCTCGTGTGCGCCCATCCGCCGCTGTGGTGTACAGTGTGCTGGTAGATGATGATCAG
- the LOC129414148 gene encoding uncharacterized protein isoform X1 has product MGAPLVLWIVGFFGLSVVCAVSSDRSLEDKGRVELLRARDLAAQPRYGACWTRALEKIESNCKEFSDDMQSKIALSFTHCHLQRSGRVFPDCPEDSDVKTCTQDMDPVAFNTYTEFFTHAHSICHYLQSERWQQRAENTIHRLTESSAGVAEQLTSTQRMAEDLVLAQSAALKSQETILRNGEELKSTLQDSTQGLRDVFAEMRHSAQEQQVAFAEIFNRVAFLQSFIMSETHTFSSLFYNALGIVASFFLTSMQRTAGARFFLFGLVALNVYLERMICRMILDNEEEGYQQMERITFLVSILRRTMVLTGCLILLYFALRYRNLTRESLEILQELKETRSDLQQALLKAECLSASVDDWKRSRRKQWESKSEDKDGSLVILHPSSVVNSALSTFSGHHDTQHCESFAPSLGTKRTPEIQKRRRRTSGSRVRPSAAVVYSVLVDDDQPRYSLRSRRSLCGPEGRSIKATQTVQGVWKQSVCGFV; this is encoded by the exons ATGGGCGCTCCTCTTGTGTTGTGGATAGTTGGATTTTTTGGCCTCAGTGTTGTCTGTGCAGTGAGCAGCGACCGAAGTTTAGAGGACAAGGGCCGCGTGGAGTTACTCAGAGCGCGTGACCTGGCGGCGCAGCCCCGCTATGGAGCGTGTTGGACTCGCGCACTGGAGAAGATAGAGTCAAACTGCAAAGAGTTCAGTGATGATATGCAGAGCAAAATTGCGCTGTCATTCACGCACTGCCACCTGCAAAG GTCAGGTCGGGTTTTTCCAGATTGTCCTGAAGACAGTGATGTCAAAACTTGCACGCAAGACATGGACCCTGTGGCTTTTAACACCTACACCGAGTTTTTCACTCATGCACACAGTATATGTCACTATCTGCAGAGTGAACGCTGGCAACAAAGAGCGGAAAATACCATTCACAG GCTGACTGAGAGTTCGGCTGGTGTGGCAGAGCAGTTGACATCCACTCAGCGGATGGCAGAAGATCTGGTTTTAGCCCAAAGCGCTGCCCTCAAGTCCCAAGAGACCATCCTACGCAATGGAGAAGAACTGAAAAGCACGCTGCAAGACTCAACTCAAG GCCTGAGAGATGTTTTTGCTGAGATGAGGCATTCTGCACAGGAGCAGCAGGTGGCGTTTGCTGAGATCTTTAACCGTGTAGCTTTTCTCCAGAGCTTCATCATGTCCGAGACACACACATTCAGTTCCCTTTTCTACAACGCTCTGGGCATCGTCGCGTCTTTTTTTCTGACCTCTATGCAGCGTACGGCTGGTGCCAG ATTTTTTCTGTTTGGACTCGTGGCTTTGAATGTATATCTAGAAAGGATGATCTGTAGGATGATTTTGGACAATGAGGAGGAAGGTTATCAACAGATG GAGAGAATTACCTTTTTAGTCTCTATTTTAAGAAGAACCATGGTTTTAACCGGTTGTCTCATCCTGTTGTATTTTGCTCTGCGTTATCGAAACCTCACCAGGGAAAGTCTTGAGATTCTGCAAGAGCTTAAAGAGACGCGCTCAGACCTTCAGCAGGCTCTCCTGAAAGCAG AATGTCTCTCGGCATCTGTGGATGATTGGAAGCGTTCCAGACGAAAACAGTGGGAAAGCAAGAGCGAAGATAAAGATGGCAGTTTAGTTATTTTACATCCCTCTAGCGTTGTGAATTCTGCCCTGTCGACATTCTCTGGCCATCATGACA CCCAGCATTGTGAGAGCTTTGCTCCATCACTGGGGACAAAGAGGACTCCAGAGATTCAGAAACGCAGACGACGCACCTCAGGCTCTCGTGTGCGCCCATCCGCCGCTGTGGTGTACAGTGTGCTGGTAGATGATGATCAG